In Myxocyprinus asiaticus isolate MX2 ecotype Aquarium Trade chromosome 3, UBuf_Myxa_2, whole genome shotgun sequence, the following proteins share a genomic window:
- the LOC127420604 gene encoding transmembrane protease serine 4-like: MALKLRRRRELSTLQTVESRARMRLTIITVCCVIVILATLIVGLYFTVRMVNTKFFFCSGSLKFVPIEKVCDGMTDCAGGEDETICVSKLRTNDTYPVRLVGDRLVLQVFINECGWRTVCADNWRTKHTRLTCQQLGYTLSPRSTRIPVKGLLSSLQNAYSTVSTDSTHTDIQSFLTASDKCFSGAVVSLSCSDCGEVLGEDRIVGGVDTEIQHWPWQVSLQWNHQHLCGGALLSTNWIISAAHCFTGRTRELSRWTVVLGQTQLGTSKGVTVEMIVVHKDYSHLSTDFDIAMLKLTWPVTIGESILPVCLPPHQLSVKEMLVVTGWGLLKEKGELPLVLQKASVPLIDRSECSKPSVYGSLITPRMLCAGFLEGNVDACQGDSGGPLVYLSSRWQLLGIVSWGVGCAREGKPGVYTDVSQLLNWIYTVMEMHP; the protein is encoded by the exons TGCAGACGGTGGAGAGCAGAGCACGCATGAGATTGACTATTATCACTGTGTGCTGTGTGATTGTCATACTGGCAACCTTGATAGTGGGGTTATACTTCA CCGTTAGGATGGTAAATACCAAGTTTTTCTTCTGCTCTGGCTCTCTGAAGTTTGTTCCAATAGAGAAGGTATGTGATGGGATGACTGATTGTGCAGGTGGTGAGGACGAGACCATCTGCGTATCCAAACTGCGGACCAATGACACATATCCAG TGAGGCTGGTGGGGGACAGACTGGTTCTGCAGGTGTTCATTAATGAGTGTGGATGGAGAACAGTGTGTGCTGATAACTGGAGAACAAAGCACACACGGTTAACCTGTCAACAACTGGGCTATACACT GAGTCCACGAAGTACAAGAATCCCAGTGAAGGGTTTACTCTCAAGCCTTCAGAATGCATATTCTACAGTCAGCACTGACTCAACACACACTGACATCCAGAGTTTCCTTACTGCCAG tGATAAATGTTTCTCTGGCGCAGTGGTGTCTTTGTCCTGCTCGG ACTGTGGGGAGGTATTGGGAGAGGACCGTATTGTTGGTGGGGTGGACACAGAAATACaacattggccatggcaggttaGTCTACAATGGAACCACCAGCATTTGTGTGGAGGAGCATTGCTGTCCACAAACTGGATCATATCAGCAGCTCACTGTTTCACAGG CCGAACACGAGAGTTGAGTCGATGGACTGTAGTGTTGGGACAGACCCAACTGGGGACATCCAAGGGTGTCACTGTAGAGATGATTGTTGTCCACAAGGACTACAGCCACTTGAGTACTGACTTCGACATCGCAATGCTAAAACTCACCTGGCCTGTCACAATCGGAG AATCAATCTTGCCAGTTTGTTTGCCCCCACACCAGCTGTCTGTGAAAGAGATGCTTGTGGTGACTGGATGGGGCTTGTTAAAGGAGAAGG GTGAGTTACCCTTAGTATTGCAGAAAGCTTCAGTACCACTCATTGACCGATCAGAGTGTTCCAAGCCCTCCGTTTATGGTTCGCTCATTACTCCTAGAATGCTTTGTGCTGGATTCCTTGAAGGAAATGTTGATGCGTGTCAG gGAGACAGTGGTGGTCCACTTGTGTACCTATCATCTCGCTGGCAATTATTGGGCATAGTGAGTTGGGGAGTGGGATGTGCACGTGAGGGAAAACCTGGAGTTTACACTGATGTCAGTCAACTTCTCAACTGGATCTACACTGTAATGGAG ATGCACCCATGA